A stretch of the Filimonas lacunae genome encodes the following:
- a CDS encoding IS481 family transposase — MKSETKLIKTKLGLLNLAAHLGNVSQACKVMGYSRDSFYRIKELYDTGGENALHEISRKKPIIKNRVEPAIEEAVVTMAFENPAWGQQRTSNELRKKGIFISGGGVRSVWQRHDLEVFDKRLKALEARVAQDGLILTEAQMIAMERKKEKRESQGEIETMHPGYLGSQDTYYVGTIKGVGRIYQQTFIDTYSRVAFAKLYDGKTALTAADTLNDRVLPFFESHQIPLLRILTDRGTEYKGKPEHHEYELYLQIEGIDHTKTQVRHPQTNGICERLHRTMQEEFYAVTFRKKLYDSIDDLQNDLDAWMEYYNNERPHSGRYCFGKTPMQTFIESLPLAKQKLLNDLYSAA; from the coding sequence ATGAAATCTGAAACTAAGTTAATCAAAACCAAGTTAGGACTCCTCAATTTAGCGGCTCATTTAGGCAATGTATCTCAAGCTTGCAAGGTAATGGGCTACAGTCGCGACAGCTTCTACAGAATTAAAGAGCTGTACGATACCGGAGGAGAAAATGCCCTTCACGAAATCAGCCGAAAGAAACCTATTATCAAGAATCGCGTTGAGCCAGCCATCGAAGAAGCAGTGGTTACTATGGCCTTCGAGAATCCTGCCTGGGGGCAGCAGCGGACCAGTAATGAACTGCGCAAGAAGGGTATTTTTATTTCAGGCGGTGGTGTTCGTAGTGTTTGGCAACGCCATGATCTGGAAGTATTTGATAAGCGCCTGAAAGCATTAGAAGCCCGTGTGGCTCAGGATGGTCTGATACTTACCGAAGCTCAGATGATAGCAATGGAGCGCAAAAAAGAAAAGCGGGAATCCCAGGGTGAAATAGAAACTATGCATCCAGGTTACCTCGGTTCCCAGGATACTTACTACGTGGGCACAATTAAGGGCGTGGGCAGGATCTATCAGCAAACCTTCATTGATACCTATAGTCGTGTGGCCTTTGCCAAGCTCTATGACGGCAAAACAGCCCTTACAGCAGCAGATACGCTGAATGATCGGGTATTGCCTTTCTTTGAATCACATCAGATCCCACTTCTTCGAATTCTTACAGACCGTGGCACTGAGTACAAAGGCAAACCAGAGCACCACGAATATGAACTATACCTGCAAATCGAGGGTATTGATCACACCAAAACCCAGGTGCGGCATCCACAGACGAACGGTATCTGTGAAAGGCTTCACAGGACTATGCAAGAAGAATTTTACGCGGTCACATTCCGGAAAAAACTGTACGACAGCATCGACGATCTGCAAAATGATCTGGATGCTTGGATGGAGTACTACAACAATGAAAGACCACATAGTGGCAGATATTGCTTTGGTAAAACTCCTATGCAGACATTTATCGAATCACTACCTTTAGCAAAACAAAAGCTGCTGAATGACCTATATTCAGCAGCTTAA